One region of Mucilaginibacter gotjawali genomic DNA includes:
- a CDS encoding DEAD/DEAH box helicase, producing MNKDRAIENFNRLERDGDAQNLFARANARYILFGVNESRENFPRTLETNLDLGSDSLAFYYLNIGCTLYENNMQSEIIGRCLEKGAEFLEYNHSPEANRSSLSPYYILTCGLAYYASSQYSKAYIILRGIEKYDTDVAVLVSAFLRKRFDEVGIVLNRILINSGTYAESFEEEERENSIPIILFARSVAMLMDYLFSGQADSLEKAIDILKDLLELLSIEREPSFWWVVRLFRIIATGFETSSLWATINEQITDDIFSTKKSYVHNLLFAAKPIIELFNAQISALPKILSPEGAVVSLPTSSGKTQIAAIAALEILSQDAAAKVLYLAPYRSLAYEVEVSFKSLFEPLNFSVSQLYGTGQFSKIDQLVLDEASILIATPEKAKVILRGNAHIFDAVKLVIIDEGHLLGKQRRNVINEFFIEEIRLLLSRNSGKLVLLSAVLPNAGTIAKWLCGDEKACAEGKERLARQRLGLMIYRNHSVSLEWLGEEKSFNPGFIRPFTSKRKGGLTLPNDKALAVALTALKLSDNKQSLLLFTARAVSVYTYAKALLKGLKLIDDEELFDWQDCPEWLELQLVCKEYESAENNQILEFAKHGILCHKGDLNKELRLVLEKLMRNAKPRIIVATTTLGQGVNLGVSTAIMADIEYYDAVRKKQTKLTNSEVWNVIGRAGRAFQDVEGKILFAVGSVDDRKQAEVYLKNEPHDALSGVLIQIKRVKDLAKQADVDFETLLGLIAENKFSGFRKRKLVTTGVRLDQEFLEIMDWLDDTLLSLDIRLEGDQEDFDDHLRNTLAYIQADDLKGISQDNVFDFLKARLKSLKEIVVPEEGRRLGLVSSGLPLAAAIKLDEVFEDALELCDLYLLSDMEIDDKLDLLKELEQIIVGFPSSPFQPILKSNGTPKFTAAEYDLIRSVWIGGKSLSLLKDIDDAVKACNNYYAYTITWVMGAFANKCKSGDDEVRASVFEELAISAEMGLPDLVSAKIYLSGLRSRSAAMEIKSTDVLSETSDDIKIHELRELLLQNTENLIDETKKPLTHAWLSNFANEAQNYKPRRREKINNLRLRKEFETDVLLVRSVDDQTLYLVSPDYSERVSLLTSKDSTLWSVTNRFDGYFSKRKDIWVYRHKR from the coding sequence ATGAATAAGGACAGAGCTATAGAAAACTTTAACCGTTTGGAGAGAGATGGCGACGCGCAAAACCTCTTTGCAAGGGCAAATGCCCGTTATATACTTTTTGGGGTTAATGAATCGCGCGAGAACTTCCCCAGAACATTGGAAACCAACCTGGACCTTGGTTCAGACAGCCTGGCATTTTATTATTTAAACATCGGCTGTACCCTTTATGAAAATAATATGCAATCCGAAATTATTGGCCGTTGCCTAGAAAAAGGGGCGGAATTTTTGGAATATAACCATTCACCGGAAGCTAACAGGTCCTCACTGAGTCCTTATTATATATTAACTTGCGGATTAGCCTATTATGCATCTAGCCAATATTCAAAGGCCTACATTATTCTCAGGGGTATTGAAAAGTATGATACCGATGTCGCAGTTCTTGTTAGCGCGTTTTTACGGAAAAGATTTGATGAAGTGGGCATTGTTTTAAACCGCATACTGATTAACTCCGGAACTTACGCAGAATCTTTCGAAGAAGAAGAACGTGAAAACTCAATTCCCATTATTCTTTTTGCCAGGTCTGTAGCAATGTTGATGGATTATCTTTTTTCCGGCCAAGCCGATAGCCTTGAAAAGGCCATAGATATTTTAAAGGACTTACTTGAGCTGCTAAGTATTGAACGGGAGCCATCCTTTTGGTGGGTGGTCAGATTGTTTCGGATCATTGCCACAGGCTTTGAGACCAGTTCTTTGTGGGCTACTATCAACGAGCAGATCACTGACGATATTTTCAGCACGAAAAAAAGCTACGTACATAATTTACTGTTTGCCGCAAAACCCATTATAGAGCTTTTTAACGCGCAGATCTCGGCATTGCCTAAAATTTTGTCGCCTGAGGGAGCTGTAGTAAGCTTACCGACTAGCTCAGGAAAAACCCAGATTGCAGCTATAGCTGCACTGGAAATACTTTCCCAAGATGCTGCTGCAAAGGTTCTCTATCTTGCGCCGTACAGGTCTTTGGCCTATGAAGTGGAAGTGTCGTTTAAATCCCTTTTTGAGCCGTTGAATTTTTCGGTTTCTCAGTTATATGGCACCGGCCAATTCAGCAAGATTGATCAGTTGGTGTTGGACGAGGCCAGTATCCTTATTGCCACACCCGAAAAGGCCAAGGTCATATTGAGAGGGAATGCGCACATTTTTGATGCGGTCAAATTGGTCATTATTGATGAAGGCCATTTGTTAGGTAAACAACGACGGAACGTTATTAATGAATTTTTCATCGAGGAAATCAGATTGTTATTATCCCGTAACTCTGGTAAGTTAGTTTTGCTCTCGGCAGTATTACCTAATGCCGGCACTATAGCGAAGTGGCTTTGCGGGGATGAAAAAGCCTGTGCCGAGGGAAAAGAACGGCTGGCGAGGCAGCGCCTGGGTTTGATGATCTATCGTAATCATAGTGTTAGTCTCGAATGGCTTGGTGAAGAAAAAAGTTTTAACCCAGGATTTATCCGGCCTTTTACTTCAAAGCGGAAAGGAGGATTAACGCTGCCAAATGACAAGGCATTGGCGGTAGCACTGACAGCCCTTAAGTTAAGTGATAACAAGCAGTCCTTGCTTCTTTTTACAGCGAGGGCAGTTAGCGTTTATACTTATGCAAAAGCTTTGTTGAAAGGATTAAAACTGATCGACGATGAAGAGCTTTTCGATTGGCAGGACTGTCCGGAATGGTTGGAGCTCCAACTGGTTTGTAAAGAATATGAATCTGCCGAAAATAATCAGATTCTGGAATTTGCAAAACATGGTATTTTATGCCACAAAGGCGACCTGAACAAGGAATTACGATTGGTACTGGAAAAACTTATGAGGAATGCCAAACCCAGAATTATAGTGGCTACTACGACTTTGGGCCAAGGGGTTAACCTGGGCGTCAGTACAGCTATCATGGCAGACATCGAATATTATGATGCTGTTCGAAAAAAGCAAACAAAGCTTACCAATAGCGAAGTCTGGAACGTCATTGGAAGAGCGGGTAGGGCGTTCCAGGATGTTGAGGGTAAAATATTGTTTGCTGTGGGATCTGTAGACGACCGAAAACAAGCCGAGGTTTACCTAAAAAATGAACCGCATGACGCACTTAGTGGTGTACTTATCCAAATCAAAAGGGTTAAAGACCTTGCGAAACAGGCCGATGTTGATTTTGAAACTTTGTTGGGGCTAATCGCTGAGAATAAATTCAGTGGGTTCCGGAAAAGAAAACTGGTTACAACCGGGGTTAGGCTTGACCAGGAGTTTTTGGAAATCATGGATTGGCTGGACGACACTTTGCTATCCCTTGACATTCGCCTGGAAGGAGATCAGGAAGATTTTGATGATCACTTGCGAAATACGCTAGCTTATATCCAGGCTGATGATCTCAAAGGAATCAGCCAGGATAATGTCTTTGACTTTTTAAAGGCCCGTTTGAAATCACTAAAAGAAATTGTGGTGCCGGAGGAAGGGCGCAGATTGGGGCTGGTTTCTTCCGGGTTGCCACTTGCGGCGGCTATAAAACTGGACGAGGTATTCGAGGATGCACTGGAATTGTGCGACCTGTATCTGTTGTCGGATATGGAAATCGATGACAAGCTTGATTTACTAAAGGAATTAGAGCAGATCATTGTCGGATTTCCATCCTCTCCTTTTCAGCCCATCCTAAAGTCAAATGGGACGCCTAAATTCACAGCCGCTGAATACGACCTGATCCGTTCCGTTTGGATTGGCGGAAAATCCCTTTCGCTTTTAAAAGATATTGATGATGCGGTAAAAGCCTGCAACAATTACTATGCTTATACCATTACCTGGGTTATGGGCGCATTTGCTAACAAATGCAAAAGCGGTGACGACGAGGTGCGAGCTAGTGTGTTCGAGGAATTAGCCATTTCCGCCGAAATGGGCTTACCTGATCTGGTTAGCGCAAAAATCTATTTGTCTGGTCTCCGCTCGCGTAGCGCCGCTATGGAGATTAAGAGCACCGACGTGTTATCAGAAACATCGGATGACATTAAAATCCATGAATTGCGCGAGTTGCTGCTCCAAAACACGGAAAACCTTATCGATGAAACAAAAAAGCCATTGACCCATGCATGGCTTAGTAATTTCGCGAATGAAGCGCAAAATTATAAGCCGCGTAGAAGGGAGAAAATTAATAACCTCAGACTTCGAAAGGAATTTGAAACCGATGTGTTATTGGTCAGATCTGTTGACGACCAAACCCTATACCTGGTTTCCCCTGATTATAGTGAGCGTGTTTCACTACTGACTTCAAAAGATAGTACGTTATGGTCAGTCACTAACCGGTTTGATGGCTATTTTTCTAAGAGAAAAGATATTTGGGTATACAGGCATAAACGATGA
- a CDS encoding Hachiman antiphage defense system protein HamA has product MDKLLYLIFLKTLTYMPTPQEILIGKHPAKPNFFAEWLDFVDEAVPAADLNKKHRKLSEVTGKRGLAIKSIAKYLLDHHVDPKKLERAKKRKEEILKKYKLKSFEEYLDTQTYFPKAKNTRNGNTAEVILSNYLQVTSGLSLLAFKLTYNPNVDQAIKGDDCLLFDVKDLTSKVIVGEAKFRGRSPDNKAIKEMIKNLEGAKKLPISLPFISQHFTSIGDENMAAQIDDLLYELITGKVNVINVGLIISTKSTNRGQDAGQQLDHYLKTTNPNLVALSLGIDDPDEIVDKTFDEAYKLLKAAVK; this is encoded by the coding sequence TTGGATAAATTATTATATTTAATTTTTTTAAAGACTCTTACTTATATGCCTACTCCACAAGAAATTTTGATTGGTAAGCACCCCGCAAAGCCTAACTTTTTTGCCGAGTGGCTCGACTTTGTGGATGAAGCTGTTCCTGCCGCCGATCTGAACAAAAAACATCGTAAACTTAGCGAAGTTACCGGGAAACGAGGCCTAGCTATTAAGAGTATCGCTAAGTATCTATTAGACCATCATGTAGACCCGAAAAAGCTTGAAAGGGCAAAAAAAAGAAAAGAGGAGATATTAAAAAAATACAAGCTTAAGTCTTTTGAAGAATATTTAGACACGCAAACTTATTTTCCGAAAGCAAAAAACACTCGAAACGGAAACACCGCGGAGGTTATCCTATCGAACTACTTACAGGTTACCAGTGGCTTATCCTTGCTGGCTTTTAAACTGACTTACAATCCAAATGTAGACCAAGCTATCAAGGGGGATGATTGCCTACTATTTGACGTAAAAGATCTTACCAGCAAGGTAATTGTGGGGGAAGCAAAATTTCGTGGTAGATCGCCGGATAACAAAGCAATCAAGGAGATGATTAAAAATCTGGAAGGCGCCAAGAAATTACCAATTTCTCTCCCTTTTATTTCACAGCATTTTACGAGCATAGGGGATGAGAATATGGCAGCACAAATCGATGACCTGTTATATGAGCTCATCACGGGAAAAGTTAATGTGATAAATGTCGGCCTGATCATAAGCACTAAATCCACTAACAGAGGCCAGGACGCGGGGCAGCAACTCGACCATTATTTAAAGACCACCAATCCTAACTTGGTAGCACTATCGTTGGGAATAGACGACCCTGACGAGATCGTGGACAAAACTTTTGATGAGGCCTATAAACTTCTTAAAGCCGCTGTCAAATGA
- a CDS encoding alpha/beta hydrolase, producing MNYRIYFEFKAVERQLIGVSLNGENVGLQTEVVAGHRIYVYELRNYQERSIALRIQNLSEAVTVIISVHSDAGQNILSDWQTLAQPDEAADLRIDLLESRIERVTDSGRLMPNMVPVRRPSRNEIREIRAKIQFVEQKYSANESFAQPPRDELLTARADEPQNTLVDVFYATDRARQQNKSGEIAYTNKRGDLEFGVCQVNVPGNRKKGELPLPPWYLFGLYTNDTLHMSVKRTDQLKPDDFLAQITEKVGGSPEKDALLFIHGFNVGFTESVLRTAQITADIGFRGAPVVYSWPSRKSVFKYTADEATSTGYSIDNIIELIKAIRTETGAERVHLIAHSMGNRFLTDALRSLADQGFTQQFQFNQIILAAPDIDAEVFVKHIAPKIAHAGKQVTLYTSAHDKALQLSTGIHGNIQRAGSAGKQLAVFPGIDTVDASQETTDFLGHGYFAESKPLIHDIFAATRHGHDPAARNLRRRVSGDRYYWDFQ from the coding sequence ATGAACTACCGCATTTACTTCGAATTCAAGGCCGTTGAGCGCCAGCTGATCGGCGTGTCGCTAAATGGGGAAAATGTCGGTTTGCAGACCGAAGTGGTGGCAGGTCACCGCATCTATGTCTATGAATTGCGTAATTACCAGGAAAGGTCCATCGCGCTCCGCATCCAAAACCTATCCGAAGCAGTGACGGTGATCATTTCCGTTCATAGTGATGCCGGACAGAATATCCTGTCTGACTGGCAAACACTGGCGCAACCGGACGAAGCCGCTGACCTGCGGATCGACCTGCTGGAGAGCCGGATCGAGCGGGTAACCGATAGCGGCCGGTTAATGCCGAATATGGTACCGGTCAGGCGGCCGAGCCGGAATGAGATCAGGGAGATCAGGGCGAAGATCCAGTTCGTCGAGCAGAAATATTCGGCCAATGAATCGTTCGCCCAGCCGCCGCGAGATGAGTTGCTGACCGCAAGGGCCGATGAACCGCAAAACACCCTGGTAGATGTATTTTACGCTACAGATCGCGCCAGGCAACAAAATAAAAGCGGTGAAATAGCCTATACGAACAAGCGGGGTGACCTTGAATTCGGGGTATGCCAGGTCAACGTGCCGGGTAACCGCAAAAAGGGCGAATTGCCGCTTCCGCCATGGTATCTTTTCGGCCTGTATACGAATGACACTTTACATATGTCGGTCAAGCGTACCGACCAACTCAAGCCCGATGACTTTCTCGCGCAGATAACCGAAAAGGTCGGCGGCTCGCCGGAGAAGGACGCCCTCCTATTCATCCACGGCTTCAATGTCGGATTTACCGAGAGCGTGCTGCGAACCGCGCAGATCACCGCGGACATCGGGTTCCGGGGGGCGCCGGTCGTTTACAGCTGGCCCTCGCGTAAAAGCGTTTTCAAGTATACCGCCGACGAAGCTACGTCCACGGGCTATTCGATCGATAACATAATTGAACTGATCAAGGCCATCAGGACCGAGACGGGCGCCGAGCGTGTCCATTTGATCGCGCACAGTATGGGCAACCGGTTTCTAACAGATGCGCTGAGATCGCTGGCCGACCAGGGTTTTACGCAGCAGTTCCAGTTCAACCAGATCATCCTGGCCGCGCCGGATATCGACGCCGAGGTGTTTGTCAAGCATATCGCGCCGAAGATCGCCCATGCCGGCAAGCAGGTGACCCTTTATACGTCCGCGCATGATAAAGCACTCCAGCTTTCGACCGGTATTCACGGGAACATTCAAAGGGCAGGATCGGCCGGGAAGCAGTTGGCCGTTTTTCCTGGGATCGATACGGTTGACGCTTCGCAGGAGACGACTGATTTCTTAGGGCATGGCTATTTTGCGGAGAGCAAACCCTTGATCCACGATATCTTCGCGGCGACTAGGCACGGACATGATCCTGCTGCCAGAAACCTCCGCAGGCGCGTGTCAGGTGACCGTTACTATTGGGATTTTCAATAA
- a CDS encoding RNA polymerase sigma factor: MEAKYLQVIAKYQEDLKGGLSLLYELYGHSLYQYSLKNWALDEEECYEVLYKTLETVGKVILRNEFDSERHFQNWLFKIHRNNTLMAVRAKMAKEQIEFKLVDWQDEYAATEEDSEGIGFERHPVLNISSTEVYEEEASQNPLFTALEKALQEISETDRDILLLRMNNYSYDDIATMLGIENNQLKVRFLRAKAKVEKKTLGIIKENMS, encoded by the coding sequence ATGGAAGCAAAGTATCTTCAAGTCATCGCCAAGTACCAGGAAGACCTCAAAGGAGGCCTTTCGCTCCTGTATGAATTATACGGGCACTCCTTGTACCAGTATTCCTTAAAGAACTGGGCGCTGGATGAGGAGGAATGTTATGAGGTGCTTTATAAGACCCTGGAAACGGTCGGCAAAGTGATCCTCCGGAACGAGTTCGATTCCGAAAGGCATTTCCAGAACTGGCTTTTTAAGATCCACCGGAACAATACGCTGATGGCTGTCCGGGCGAAAATGGCCAAAGAGCAGATCGAATTCAAGCTGGTCGACTGGCAGGACGAATACGCTGCTACCGAAGAGGATAGTGAAGGGATCGGATTTGAGCGCCATCCCGTATTGAACATAAGCAGTACGGAGGTTTACGAAGAGGAAGCATCGCAAAACCCCTTGTTCACCGCGCTCGAAAAAGCCCTGCAGGAGATCAGTGAGACGGACCGGGATATTTTATTGCTGCGGATGAACAACTACAGTTATGATGACATCGCCACCATGCTGGGGATCGAGAACAATCAACTGAAAGTACGTTTCCTGCGGGCTAAAGCGAAAGTAGAAAAGAAAACATTGGGCATTATAAAAGAAAACATGTCATGA
- a CDS encoding PD-(D/E)XK nuclease family protein codes for MANRDWNISKLQVLRQCHRKFYFAYELASRSFADPFRRKAHELSKMKNLKMWQGTIVDWMITNEILLYYQEREVPDYAAVAKKGVDMAKKQFEFSANRFYHDPEISKTESGTDYAILDVHESNAPYTEAELQGVYQTIEEILLAFPNFQSPVPGKNMEQYLLSARFLRPDAKTLKYEYEGIKIQPQIDLISYMGKSMHVIDWKVVEKADADYSRQLLLGGIVALHFSRERYKKEQWKPLPALEDVRLFEFNLLNGKFKEHVINKDSAANALDGVFLLSDEQEELSQSRPWDELDIEDYERTDKAATCAICNFRFLCKQIILNDLNYDEGQYTQLVQHQQLQPVTV; via the coding sequence ATGGCGAACAGGGATTGGAATATCAGTAAATTGCAGGTGCTGCGGCAGTGCCACCGCAAGTTCTACTTCGCGTACGAGCTGGCATCACGCAGTTTTGCCGATCCCTTCCGGCGCAAAGCGCATGAGCTGTCCAAAATGAAGAACTTGAAGATGTGGCAGGGAACCATCGTCGATTGGATGATCACCAACGAGATCCTGCTCTATTACCAGGAACGCGAGGTCCCTGATTATGCCGCGGTCGCCAAAAAAGGGGTCGATATGGCTAAAAAGCAATTCGAGTTCTCTGCCAACAGGTTCTATCACGACCCGGAGATCTCCAAGACGGAATCCGGTACCGATTACGCGATCCTCGATGTCCATGAGTCCAATGCGCCGTACACGGAAGCGGAACTGCAGGGCGTCTACCAGACCATCGAAGAAATCCTGCTGGCCTTTCCGAATTTTCAAAGCCCGGTGCCGGGGAAAAATATGGAGCAGTATTTGCTTTCCGCCCGCTTTCTGCGGCCCGATGCCAAGACGCTGAAATACGAATATGAGGGTATCAAGATCCAGCCACAGATCGATTTGATCAGCTATATGGGGAAATCCATGCATGTTATCGACTGGAAAGTCGTGGAAAAAGCGGACGCCGACTACTCGCGCCAGCTGCTGCTGGGCGGTATCGTAGCGCTCCATTTTTCAAGGGAGCGTTATAAAAAAGAGCAGTGGAAGCCGCTGCCCGCCCTGGAGGATGTGCGCCTTTTCGAATTCAACCTGCTCAACGGCAAATTCAAAGAGCATGTGATCAACAAGGACTCAGCCGCCAACGCGCTGGACGGGGTGTTCCTACTCAGCGACGAACAGGAGGAACTTTCCCAATCCAGGCCCTGGGACGAGCTGGACATCGAAGATTATGAACGTACGGACAAAGCGGCAACCTGCGCGATATGCAATTTCAGGTTCCTGTGTAAACAAATTATCCTAAATGATTTAAATTATGACGAAGGACAATACACTCAATTGGTTCAGCATCAGCAATTGCAGCCAGTTACGGTTTAG
- a CDS encoding argonaute/piwi family protein encodes MALAVRFLENAIEFQLKRKKGLWSGGNNSFLKKNPTSNSEDIQTDIYQGFKYRVHQQNGEFFVCVDLAYRYADKNTLTEILKTLPKEQWASYVLGQSFLYLNGDEWYAVKGSAIGGKIGEQPFIKDDFDGTIYDYITTKGLYANAAEPPKLSKDSLTFYHTYTKDGDKKMEGAADLAKPITLAEDGLHRLSINQPHRRFASAEFFVQKYFQNFSFAGIKLAITTVPFIQPCRIIDFPALKYANGHILDPYQSASGVRGAELYLFPKRRRKFTYNYGLLNDDEYMSQYIFVPDTMPFAMQKSIKYYFNRAMMQLDKTFRGFELMTYSMKQRPFAEKVCREFEAMVNTKQLNGSYGLFVLPQLEGNNWFSQNLHKLVKKELFDTINLKCISEKSLKRYMRSAMDTRGAKIYEVPDHKMQDFKSYQVNTLFKYLVVNRKWPYALAKDLNYDLYIGIDAHEFYAGFCFLFKNGEKIVFDIEKTAKKAGNTFRTEKVNSGLIRDKIVEVLTRHLDAGEDFPKSIVVLRDGISWGEEQKALNAAIDKLREDSKIDQSEIKLAVLDVAKSSAIPIRAAVPDQNNMLDNADAGTVVPIREGKECYIFNTGFPYKIPGSSNPIRVSLAWGDIDFDKAVDDVFAMTQLNFTAPDRASSLPLPLKLIDLIIRDVAHEYTYANVQAKEYKLLQDTMEE; translated from the coding sequence ATGGCCCTGGCCGTGCGGTTCCTGGAGAATGCCATCGAATTTCAGCTGAAACGCAAAAAAGGTTTATGGAGCGGCGGGAATAATTCCTTCCTCAAAAAGAACCCGACCAGCAATTCGGAAGATATTCAAACGGATATCTACCAGGGCTTCAAATACCGCGTGCACCAGCAGAATGGGGAGTTCTTCGTCTGCGTTGACCTGGCCTACCGCTACGCCGATAAAAATACACTGACGGAGATCCTGAAAACCCTGCCTAAAGAGCAGTGGGCCAGTTATGTGCTCGGCCAATCTTTCCTTTACCTGAATGGCGACGAATGGTATGCCGTCAAAGGCAGCGCCATCGGCGGCAAGATCGGCGAGCAGCCTTTTATCAAGGACGATTTCGACGGTACGATCTACGATTATATTACGACCAAGGGTTTGTATGCCAATGCTGCGGAACCGCCGAAGCTGAGCAAGGATTCCCTGACCTTTTATCATACATATACCAAGGACGGCGATAAGAAAATGGAGGGCGCCGCGGACCTGGCCAAGCCGATCACGCTGGCCGAGGACGGCCTGCACCGCCTTTCGATCAATCAGCCGCACCGCCGCTTCGCCAGTGCCGAGTTCTTCGTTCAAAAGTATTTTCAGAACTTTAGCTTCGCCGGGATCAAATTAGCGATCACCACCGTGCCGTTCATCCAGCCATGCCGGATCATCGATTTCCCGGCCCTGAAATATGCGAACGGACATATTCTCGATCCCTATCAGTCGGCCTCCGGTGTTCGCGGTGCTGAACTGTACCTTTTTCCGAAAAGGCGCCGCAAGTTCACCTATAATTATGGCCTGCTGAACGACGACGAATACATGAGCCAGTACATCTTCGTACCTGATACGATGCCTTTCGCCATGCAAAAGAGCATCAAATATTACTTTAACCGGGCAATGATGCAACTGGATAAAACTTTCCGCGGCTTTGAGCTGATGACCTATTCGATGAAGCAGCGGCCCTTTGCCGAAAAGGTCTGCCGCGAATTCGAGGCCATGGTCAATACCAAGCAATTGAACGGCAGTTACGGATTGTTCGTCCTTCCGCAACTGGAAGGTAATAACTGGTTCAGCCAGAACTTGCATAAGCTGGTCAAGAAAGAGCTGTTCGATACGATCAACCTGAAGTGTATCAGCGAAAAAAGCCTGAAGCGTTATATGCGCTCGGCGATGGATACCCGCGGCGCCAAGATCTACGAAGTTCCGGACCATAAGATGCAGGATTTTAAATCATACCAGGTCAACACGCTTTTCAAATACCTGGTGGTGAACCGGAAGTGGCCGTATGCACTGGCGAAGGACCTGAACTACGACCTCTACATCGGTATCGACGCGCATGAGTTTTATGCAGGCTTCTGCTTTCTGTTCAAAAATGGAGAAAAGATCGTCTTCGATATTGAAAAGACCGCCAAAAAAGCCGGCAACACCTTCCGGACCGAAAAGGTCAATTCCGGCCTGATCCGGGATAAGATCGTAGAAGTGCTCACCCGCCACCTAGATGCAGGTGAGGATTTTCCGAAAAGTATCGTCGTACTGCGTGACGGGATCTCCTGGGGAGAAGAGCAAAAAGCCCTCAACGCCGCTATCGATAAATTGCGGGAGGACAGCAAGATCGATCAATCAGAGATCAAACTCGCTGTACTCGATGTCGCCAAGTCTTCGGCTATTCCTATCCGCGCCGCCGTGCCCGATCAGAACAATATGCTGGACAACGCGGATGCCGGTACGGTCGTGCCGATCCGTGAGGGAAAAGAATGTTATATCTTCAACACAGGTTTCCCTTATAAGATACCCGGCTCATCCAACCCGATCCGGGTCAGCCTGGCCTGGGGCGACATCGATTTCGATAAGGCCGTTGATGATGTTTTCGCGATGACGCAGCTCAATTTCACGGCGCCCGACCGGGCCAGCTCCTTGCCGTTGCCGCTGAAACTGATCGACCTGATCATCCGCGATGTGGCCCATGAGTACACCTATGCGAACGTCCAGGCCAAAGAATATAAACTGCTGCAGGATACAATGGAGGAATAA